In the Alkaliphilus oremlandii OhILAs genome, one interval contains:
- a CDS encoding ABC transporter permease, producing the protein MNNLFYPRMAVTNIKKNSKFYFPYFLTCISTVTMFYIMHMISINKGLSKMPGAGSLKTVMGFGTVVIGIFSTIFLFYTNSFLMKRRKKELGLYNILGMEKKHIAKILLLETMITAVGTITIGLLSGIVLSKLIFLILFKVINFSVPLNFFISTSSLVGTVLLFTGIFFVTLLWNLLQITMSKPIELLKGGNIGEREPKSKVLITIIGLITLGAGYFIALTTESPLDAIPLFFVAVVLVIIGTYCLFTSGSIALLKMLRKNKNYYYKTKNFVSVSGMIYRMKQNAVGLANICILSTMVLVMLSTTVSLYIGVEEQLENRYPKDLAMTLYQPTEEEITLALQAVKDTVDRNHMPINNLLDYRYLSFVAKKVGDTFITDREANSMDNLQKLFFITEDEYTRVTGEEIHLSENEVLIHSSNGKMSDHFNLFNKEYRILQHLSSFPLRGEYTSIVLNIHYIVVKDQATLNEIYENQLEAYSDRASEYQYYLSFDMEGEKEEKIDIYREVVQELREIEDVAFSIENRQSMEDEIYVFYGGFLFLGLFLGTLFLMATVLIIYYKQISEGYDDKDRFEIMQKVGMSLEEVKNSVKSQIIKVFFLPLMMAIIHIIAAFKMITKLLAVMNLTNIPLFMICTVATILIFGLIYGVVYSLTAKVYYRIVS; encoded by the coding sequence ATGAATAATCTGTTCTATCCCAGAATGGCGGTAACGAATATTAAGAAAAATAGCAAATTTTATTTTCCATATTTTCTTACCTGTATCAGTACGGTGACCATGTTTTATATCATGCATATGATCTCTATAAACAAGGGATTAAGCAAAATGCCAGGAGCTGGTTCACTAAAAACCGTCATGGGCTTTGGCACCGTAGTAATTGGTATATTTTCGACGATTTTCTTATTCTATACCAATAGCTTTTTAATGAAAAGACGAAAAAAAGAATTGGGTCTTTATAATATTCTAGGGATGGAAAAAAAACATATTGCGAAGATCTTATTACTTGAAACGATGATAACGGCTGTAGGAACGATAACGATCGGATTATTATCCGGTATTGTACTGAGTAAGCTAATCTTTTTGATCCTATTCAAAGTGATAAATTTCTCCGTACCCTTGAATTTTTTTATCAGTACCAGCTCTTTGGTTGGAACAGTTCTGTTATTTACCGGTATATTCTTTGTGACGCTGCTATGGAATTTGCTACAGATTACAATGTCAAAGCCTATTGAACTATTAAAGGGCGGCAATATTGGAGAACGTGAACCGAAATCCAAGGTGCTCATTACCATCATCGGTCTTATTACCCTCGGTGCAGGTTACTTTATAGCCTTAACGACAGAATCGCCCTTAGATGCCATTCCTTTATTTTTTGTTGCCGTCGTATTGGTAATCATAGGAACCTATTGCTTGTTTACATCCGGTAGCATCGCTTTATTGAAAATGCTTAGAAAAAACAAAAACTATTATTATAAAACGAAAAATTTCGTTTCAGTTTCCGGCATGATTTACCGCATGAAGCAGAATGCCGTGGGGTTAGCGAATATTTGTATTTTAAGCACCATGGTGCTGGTTATGCTATCGACTACCGTTTCATTGTACATCGGTGTGGAGGAACAGCTTGAAAACAGATATCCCAAAGACTTAGCCATGACCCTGTATCAGCCGACAGAGGAAGAGATCACCTTAGCTTTACAGGCTGTTAAAGATACGGTAGATAGAAATCATATGCCCATTAACAATCTGTTAGACTATCGATATCTTTCCTTTGTTGCAAAAAAGGTAGGGGATACCTTTATCACTGATAGAGAAGCTAATTCTATGGATAATTTACAGAAACTCTTCTTTATCACGGAGGATGAATATACGAGAGTGACTGGTGAAGAGATTCATCTTTCTGAAAATGAAGTCCTTATTCATAGCAGTAATGGAAAAATGAGCGATCATTTTAACCTGTTTAATAAAGAATATCGGATCCTGCAGCATTTAAGCAGCTTTCCACTGAGAGGCGAATACACATCCATTGTTTTAAATATTCATTATATCGTTGTAAAGGATCAAGCTACATTGAATGAAATTTATGAAAATCAGCTGGAAGCATATAGCGATCGTGCCAGTGAATATCAATACTATTTAAGCTTTGATATGGAAGGAGAAAAAGAGGAAAAGATAGACATATATAGGGAAGTTGTACAAGAACTTAGAGAAATAGAAGATGTAGCTTTTTCTATAGAGAATAGACAAAGTATGGAAGACGAAATCTATGTATTCTATGGGGGCTTTTTATTCCTCGGTTTATTTTTAGGAACATTGTTCCTGATGGCTACGGTGTTGATTATATATTACAAGCAAATATCAGAAGGCTATGATGATAAGGACCGCTTTGAAATTATGCAAAAAGTCGGCATGAGCCTAGAGGAAGTTAAAAACTCTGTAAAAAGTCAGATTATCAAGGTGTTTTTCTTACCTTTAATGATGGCAATTATTCATATTATCGCTGCCTTTAAAATGATTACGAAGCTGTTGGCAGTTATGAATTTAACCAATATTCCGCTGTTTATGATTTGTACTGTAGCCACAATTTTAATCTTTGGCTTAATTTATGGCGTAGTATATTCCTTAACAGCAAAAGTATATTATAGGATTGTAAGCTAA
- a CDS encoding ABC transporter ATP-binding protein, giving the protein MKILEVNNLKKVYTTRFGGNHVQALTNISFSVEEGEYVAIMGESGSGKTTLLNIIASLDKPTSGDVILGGKNIVSIKEREISIFRRENLGFVFQDFNLLDTFSLQDNIFLPLVLSGKTHEEMNRKLTPIAQHLGISQILKKYPYEVSGGQKQRAAVARALITNPKLILADEPTGALDSHAADGLLKLFNDINDHGQTILMVTHSVKAASHAKRVLFIKDGEVFHQLYRGAMQKEEMYQKISDTLITIATGGGQYE; this is encoded by the coding sequence ATGAAAATTTTAGAAGTAAACAACTTAAAAAAAGTATATACCACTCGATTTGGTGGAAATCATGTTCAGGCCCTTACGAATATCTCTTTTTCTGTTGAGGAAGGAGAATACGTGGCGATTATGGGGGAGTCTGGATCTGGAAAGACAACGCTCCTCAATATTATTGCGTCTTTAGATAAGCCAACCAGTGGCGATGTAATTCTGGGAGGAAAAAATATTGTCTCTATAAAAGAAAGAGAAATTTCTATATTTCGTAGAGAAAATTTAGGTTTTGTCTTTCAGGACTTTAATTTACTGGATACATTTTCACTTCAGGATAATATTTTTCTACCTTTAGTTCTATCGGGAAAGACCCATGAGGAAATGAACCGTAAATTGACGCCGATTGCACAGCATCTTGGAATTAGCCAAATTTTAAAGAAATATCCCTATGAGGTTTCTGGTGGCCAGAAGCAGCGTGCAGCCGTTGCTCGTGCTCTGATTACGAATCCGAAGCTAATTCTTGCAGATGAGCCAACGGGCGCCTTGGATTCCCATGCAGCCGACGGCTTGCTGAAGTTATTTAATGATATCAACGACCATGGTCAGACCATTTTAATGGTAACCCATAGCGTGAAAGCGGCCAGTCATGCAAAGCGTGTTTTATTTATTAAGGATGGAGAAGTATTCCATCAGCTTTACAGAGGTGCTATGCAGAAGGAAGAAATGTATCAAAAAATTTCAGATACTTTAATTACCATTGCAACTGGTGGTGGACAATATGAATAA